A single region of the Salmo salar chromosome ssa16, Ssal_v3.1, whole genome shotgun sequence genome encodes:
- the LOC106573235 gene encoding doublecortin domain-containing protein 1 isoform X1 — translation MLQQCGRSITQAHRQQFEFSKGKIVSCRNPCLAVWVAGHGAVGEGGVKAGSPLQLVHSNPSYSNQRWTLNEGERTLHLLANPELVLSVSMTTIPPGDSCSEPPLLTSCSVVLQKYKPYSDGAANQKWGWFPDLTVLSAFYTSSLDQEVTAANQASVGTACVSPEPLHQQGFSFARSGVSGSRVKVCPSCSTGLRGRGVLQKLPPGSSSLCCMASHNHQLSPTGHFRILKVHQTELSESAADVTLQRLDECLGVTEDGGCGAAEADAVPRGVQRSPDQAEREALGPQEWAGGPRGGPADHGGNNASVVVRVHPPAPATQSSGSETVFQVSAEDMSSVDDGLLALILRSPIHIWVSCGEPYLPSDVVRGRGKLQRALWLQKEREY, via the exons AT GTTGCAACAGTGCGGTAGGAGCATCACACAGGCCCACAGACAGCAGTTCGAGTTCAGTAAGGGCAAGATAGTAAGCTGCAGAAACCCCTGTCTGGCTGTTTGGGTCGCTGGCCATGGGGCAGTGGGGGAAGGTGGGGTAAAAGCAGGGTCACCCCTCCAGTTGGTACACAGTAACCCGTCTTACTCAAACCAACGTTGGACACtgaatgagggagagag GACTCTTCATCTGTTGGCCAACCCTGAGCTGGTATTGTCTGTTTCCATGACTACAATCCCCCCAGGAGACTCCTGCTCTGAACCCCCTCTCCTCACAAGCTGCTCTGTAGTCCTACAG AAATACAAGCCCTATAGTGACGGAGCAGCCAACCAGAAGTGGGGCTGGTTTCCAGATCTTACGGTTCTGAGTGCATTCTACACCTCATCTCTGGACCAGGAAGTGACTGCAGCCAATCAGGCCTCAGTGGGTACCGCCTGTGTGTCCCCAGAACCACTACACCAGCag GGTTTCTCCTTCGCCAGGTCAGGTGTGAGTGGGAGCAGAGTGAAGGTGTGTCCTAGCTGTTCCACTgggctgagagggagaggagttctCCAGAAGCTTCCTCCAggatcctcctccctctgctgtatgGCCAGTCACAACCACCAGCTCAGCCCAACTGGACACTTCAGGATCCTAAAGGTCCACCAG ACGGAGCTCAGTGAGTCTGCGGCAGACGTCACTCTGCAGCGTCTAGACGAGTGTCTGGGAGTCACTGAGGACGGAGGCTGCGGTGCTGCAGAAGCAGACGCCGTCCCCAGAGGTGTGCAGCGCAGCCCGGACCAAGCCGAGCGTGAAGCTCTTGGCCCACAGGAATGGGCAGGGGGGCCTAGAGGAGGGCCAGCTGATCACGGCGGCAACAATGCCTCTG TTGTTGTCAGAGTGCACCCGCCTGCTCCAGCTACCCAGAGCTCAG GTTCAGAGACAGTGTTCCAGGTAAGTGCTGAGGACATGAGCTCTGTAGATGACGGTCTGCTGGCGCTAATACTGAGGTCCCCCATCCATATCTGGGTGTCCTGTGGAGAGCCCTACCTCCCTTCAGatg TTGTCAGGGGAAGAGGGAAGCTGCAGAGGGCTCTGTGgctccagaaggagagagagtactgA
- the LOC106573235 gene encoding doublecortin domain-containing protein 1 isoform X2: MLQQCGRSITQAHRQQFEFSKGKIVSCRNPCLAVWVAGHGAVGEGGVKAGSPLQLVHSNPSYSNQRWTLNEGERTLHLLANPELVLSVSMTTIPPGDSCSEPPLLTSCSVVLQKYKPYSDGAANQKWGWFPDLTVLSAFYTSSLDQEVTAANQASVGTACVSPEPLHQQGFSFARSGVSGSRVKVCPSCSTGLRGRGVLQKLPPGSSSLCCMASHNHQLSPTGHFRILKVHQTELSESAADVTLQRLDECLGVTEDGGCGAAEADAVPRGVQRSPDQAEREALGPQEWAGGPRGGPADHGGNNASVVVRVHPPAPATQSSGTHPASAQSLGPQ, from the exons AT GTTGCAACAGTGCGGTAGGAGCATCACACAGGCCCACAGACAGCAGTTCGAGTTCAGTAAGGGCAAGATAGTAAGCTGCAGAAACCCCTGTCTGGCTGTTTGGGTCGCTGGCCATGGGGCAGTGGGGGAAGGTGGGGTAAAAGCAGGGTCACCCCTCCAGTTGGTACACAGTAACCCGTCTTACTCAAACCAACGTTGGACACtgaatgagggagagag GACTCTTCATCTGTTGGCCAACCCTGAGCTGGTATTGTCTGTTTCCATGACTACAATCCCCCCAGGAGACTCCTGCTCTGAACCCCCTCTCCTCACAAGCTGCTCTGTAGTCCTACAG AAATACAAGCCCTATAGTGACGGAGCAGCCAACCAGAAGTGGGGCTGGTTTCCAGATCTTACGGTTCTGAGTGCATTCTACACCTCATCTCTGGACCAGGAAGTGACTGCAGCCAATCAGGCCTCAGTGGGTACCGCCTGTGTGTCCCCAGAACCACTACACCAGCag GGTTTCTCCTTCGCCAGGTCAGGTGTGAGTGGGAGCAGAGTGAAGGTGTGTCCTAGCTGTTCCACTgggctgagagggagaggagttctCCAGAAGCTTCCTCCAggatcctcctccctctgctgtatgGCCAGTCACAACCACCAGCTCAGCCCAACTGGACACTTCAGGATCCTAAAGGTCCACCAG ACGGAGCTCAGTGAGTCTGCGGCAGACGTCACTCTGCAGCGTCTAGACGAGTGTCTGGGAGTCACTGAGGACGGAGGCTGCGGTGCTGCAGAAGCAGACGCCGTCCCCAGAGGTGTGCAGCGCAGCCCGGACCAAGCCGAGCGTGAAGCTCTTGGCCCACAGGAATGGGCAGGGGGGCCTAGAGGAGGGCCAGCTGATCACGGCGGCAACAATGCCTCTG TTGTTGTCAGAGTGCACCCGCCTGCTCCAGCTACCCAGAGCTCAGGTACTCACCCTGCATCAGCTCAAAGCCTGggccctcaatga
- the LOC106573235 gene encoding doublecortin domain-containing protein 1 isoform X3, which translates to MTTIPPGDSCSEPPLLTSCSVVLQKYKPYSDGAANQKWGWFPDLTVLSAFYTSSLDQEVTAANQASVGTACVSPEPLHQQGFSFARSGVSGSRVKVCPSCSTGLRGRGVLQKLPPGSSSLCCMASHNHQLSPTGHFRILKVHQTELSESAADVTLQRLDECLGVTEDGGCGAAEADAVPRGVQRSPDQAEREALGPQEWAGGPRGGPADHGGNNASVVVRVHPPAPATQSSGSETVFQVSAEDMSSVDDGLLALILRSPIHIWVSCGEPYLPSDVVRGRGKLQRALWLQKEREY; encoded by the exons ATGACTACAATCCCCCCAGGAGACTCCTGCTCTGAACCCCCTCTCCTCACAAGCTGCTCTGTAGTCCTACAG AAATACAAGCCCTATAGTGACGGAGCAGCCAACCAGAAGTGGGGCTGGTTTCCAGATCTTACGGTTCTGAGTGCATTCTACACCTCATCTCTGGACCAGGAAGTGACTGCAGCCAATCAGGCCTCAGTGGGTACCGCCTGTGTGTCCCCAGAACCACTACACCAGCag GGTTTCTCCTTCGCCAGGTCAGGTGTGAGTGGGAGCAGAGTGAAGGTGTGTCCTAGCTGTTCCACTgggctgagagggagaggagttctCCAGAAGCTTCCTCCAggatcctcctccctctgctgtatgGCCAGTCACAACCACCAGCTCAGCCCAACTGGACACTTCAGGATCCTAAAGGTCCACCAG ACGGAGCTCAGTGAGTCTGCGGCAGACGTCACTCTGCAGCGTCTAGACGAGTGTCTGGGAGTCACTGAGGACGGAGGCTGCGGTGCTGCAGAAGCAGACGCCGTCCCCAGAGGTGTGCAGCGCAGCCCGGACCAAGCCGAGCGTGAAGCTCTTGGCCCACAGGAATGGGCAGGGGGGCCTAGAGGAGGGCCAGCTGATCACGGCGGCAACAATGCCTCTG TTGTTGTCAGAGTGCACCCGCCTGCTCCAGCTACCCAGAGCTCAG GTTCAGAGACAGTGTTCCAGGTAAGTGCTGAGGACATGAGCTCTGTAGATGACGGTCTGCTGGCGCTAATACTGAGGTCCCCCATCCATATCTGGGTGTCCTGTGGAGAGCCCTACCTCCCTTCAGatg TTGTCAGGGGAAGAGGGAAGCTGCAGAGGGCTCTGTGgctccagaaggagagagagtactgA